A section of the Kribbella sp. HUAS MG21 genome encodes:
- a CDS encoding MFS transporter yields MLTDPLSRERSSLITATAFVVALSLRPALTAVGPVLPRIGVDLQLGEAAQGLLGTLPLLAFAVASPLVHFASRRFGMERTVFVSLLVLAASSALRPYTGQAGLWIGTAVVGAAIAIGNVLVPVIIKRDYASHVSRATGIYTAFITGGAAIASILAVPIADAVDWRLSLAVWGGLAVLVAAVWLPRTLSSEPMPPARTDDETPAVSVWRQPMAWLVTGFMGLQSTSFYLFVNWLPTIEIATGGVSERATGVHLFVFQVFGLIGGLSIPLLLKHPTNQRAGLMTASTPILVALLGLLLMPQLAIVWAVVGGLGQGAGLVAALSLISLRGRGHHETTQLSGMAQAVGYTLAAAGPVVAGYLTQATGGWSTTLGVFATLAAVQIGIGFAAGRDTRPA; encoded by the coding sequence GTGCTGACCGATCCACTGAGCAGGGAACGGTCATCGCTGATCACGGCGACGGCGTTCGTGGTGGCGCTGAGCCTGCGGCCGGCGCTGACGGCCGTCGGCCCGGTGCTGCCGCGGATCGGGGTCGACCTGCAGCTCGGTGAGGCCGCGCAGGGTCTGCTGGGCACGCTGCCGCTGCTCGCGTTCGCGGTCGCCTCTCCCCTGGTGCACTTCGCGTCCCGGCGGTTCGGGATGGAGCGGACGGTCTTCGTCTCGCTCCTGGTCCTGGCGGCCAGCAGCGCGCTGCGCCCGTACACGGGCCAGGCAGGCCTCTGGATCGGCACGGCCGTGGTCGGCGCCGCGATCGCGATCGGCAACGTCCTGGTCCCGGTCATCATCAAGCGGGACTACGCCTCGCACGTGTCCCGCGCGACCGGCATCTACACGGCGTTCATCACCGGCGGCGCCGCGATCGCCTCGATCCTCGCCGTACCGATCGCGGACGCCGTCGACTGGCGGCTGTCGCTGGCGGTGTGGGGCGGGCTGGCGGTCCTGGTCGCGGCGGTCTGGCTACCGCGGACGCTCTCGTCGGAGCCGATGCCACCGGCACGGACCGACGACGAGACTCCCGCGGTCAGCGTCTGGCGGCAGCCGATGGCCTGGCTGGTCACCGGGTTCATGGGCCTGCAGTCGACGAGCTTCTACCTGTTCGTGAACTGGCTGCCCACCATCGAGATCGCCACCGGCGGCGTGTCCGAGCGCGCGACCGGCGTCCACCTGTTCGTGTTCCAGGTGTTCGGACTGATCGGCGGCCTGAGCATTCCGCTGCTGCTCAAGCACCCGACCAACCAGCGCGCCGGGCTGATGACGGCGAGTACGCCGATCCTCGTCGCGCTGCTCGGCCTGCTGCTGATGCCACAGCTGGCGATCGTCTGGGCGGTCGTCGGCGGGCTGGGACAGGGCGCAGGGCTGGTCGCGGCGCTGTCGCTGATCAGTCTCCGCGGCCGCGGGCACCACGAGACCACCCAGCTGTCCGGGATGGCGCAGGCGGTCGGCTACACGCTCGCTGCCGCCGGTCCGGTGGTCGCGGGCTACCTGACGCAGGCCACCGGCGGCTGGAGTACGACGTTGGGCGTGTTCGCGACGCTGGCCGCCGTACAGATCGGCATCGGCTTCGCGGCCGGCCGGGACACCCGGCCGGCCTGA
- a CDS encoding FCD domain-containing protein, producing the protein MDLKGPVRQVPLVLQVSEQFRALIESGAWPRGSRIPGENQLASELGVSRGTVREALRSLSLTGLLEPRVGDGTYVRATNEISGVLVRDELSGSLTHVLDARAGIEAAAARLAAHNAGPDHLNALSEALEARAAALAAGDLDAFVAVDTDFHRVVVVASGNPLLLRLYDALAEVLAASIQQTATIPEDHRILDAHVDVLDALRAGDAEAASQASYALIEAVKVAGSGQ; encoded by the coding sequence ATGGACTTGAAGGGCCCGGTGCGGCAGGTGCCGCTCGTGTTGCAGGTGTCGGAGCAGTTCCGCGCGCTGATCGAGTCCGGGGCGTGGCCGCGCGGCTCGCGGATCCCGGGCGAGAACCAGCTCGCGAGCGAGCTCGGCGTCAGCCGCGGCACCGTCCGCGAAGCCCTGCGCTCGCTGAGCCTGACCGGTCTGCTGGAGCCGCGCGTCGGCGACGGCACCTATGTCCGCGCGACCAACGAGATCAGCGGTGTCCTGGTCCGCGACGAGCTGTCGGGATCACTGACGCACGTCCTGGACGCCCGCGCCGGGATCGAGGCGGCGGCCGCCCGGCTGGCCGCGCACAACGCGGGCCCGGACCATCTGAACGCTTTGTCGGAGGCATTGGAGGCCCGTGCCGCGGCGCTCGCCGCGGGCGACCTGGACGCGTTCGTGGCGGTCGACACCGACTTCCACCGCGTCGTCGTCGTCGCGAGCGGGAACCCGTTGCTGCTCCGGCTGTACGACGCCCTCGCCGAGGTGCTGGCCGCGTCGATCCAGCAGACCGCGACGATCCCCGAGGACCACCGGATCCTCGACGCGCACGTCGACGTCCTCGACGCGCTCCGCGCCGGTGACGCCGAGGCGGCGAGTCAGGCGTCGTACGCCTTGATCGAGGCCGTCAAGGTCGCGGGATCGGGCCAGTAG
- a CDS encoding GNAT family N-acetyltransferase, protein MTDSEIRFRVAGSEDAAAVAELHSDSWRRHYRGAYADAFLDDESPQYLGTLWAKRLAAREGTVTTLAEYDGQLVGLAHVMFGADPEYGALVDNLHVRAPLKRQGIGTRLLARAAATVEDSGIYLWVLEQNTAAQAFYAARGGIQGERTNVPPPGGEPRRLNGQPACLRYYWPDPATLTASIKAYDA, encoded by the coding sequence GTGACTGATTCCGAGATACGGTTCCGGGTCGCCGGTTCGGAGGACGCGGCAGCGGTGGCCGAGTTGCACAGTGACAGTTGGCGGCGGCACTACCGGGGCGCGTATGCCGACGCGTTCCTCGACGACGAGTCTCCGCAGTACCTCGGCACGCTCTGGGCGAAGCGGCTCGCGGCGCGCGAGGGCACGGTCACGACACTCGCGGAGTACGACGGGCAACTGGTCGGGCTCGCGCACGTGATGTTCGGCGCGGATCCGGAGTACGGCGCACTGGTCGACAACCTGCACGTCCGCGCACCCCTCAAGCGGCAAGGGATCGGCACCCGGCTGCTCGCCCGCGCGGCCGCGACGGTCGAGGACTCCGGGATCTACCTGTGGGTGCTCGAGCAGAACACGGCCGCGCAGGCGTTCTACGCCGCGCGCGGCGGCATCCAGGGCGAGCGGACGAACGTCCCGCCGCCCGGCGGCGAACCCCGCCGGCTCAACGGGCAGCCCGCGTGCCTGCGCTACTACTGGCCCGATCCCGCGACCTTGACGGCCTCGATCAAGGCGTACGACGCCTGA
- a CDS encoding MFS transporter yields MTDTTTLVKRSRYAVAAVFAVHGAVTGSFATRVPWIQEHSGLSAGQLGLALAFPALGAALMMPLAARVSHRFGTRTALRGLLALWTLSLILPSFAPGLLTLCAALLIYGGTAGMADVAMNALGVEVEHRLKKSIMSGLHGLWSGGALIGSAVGTVAAHAELSAQVHHVIAAVVLTVIGTAVCQFVLNIHPEDDAEPPARFTLPPKSALLIGAVGFCAVFAEGASLDWSAVYLRDVLDSSAGVAAGATTGFALTMTIARITGDAVVDRFGVVPTVRWSGVIATLGGLLVVLAPHPAVAMTGFGLIGIGIAVVVPLAFAAAGHTGPNPSQAIAGVATITYASGLVAPSIIGGIAQASSLTASFVVVTVLAAGLAVFARVLATNHRTAPDDAVPR; encoded by the coding sequence GTGACTGATACCACCACGCTCGTCAAGCGGTCCCGGTACGCCGTCGCCGCCGTCTTCGCCGTGCACGGAGCGGTGACCGGATCGTTCGCGACGCGGGTGCCCTGGATCCAGGAGCACTCGGGGTTGTCCGCGGGCCAGCTCGGCCTGGCGCTCGCGTTCCCGGCGCTCGGGGCGGCGCTGATGATGCCGCTGGCTGCCCGGGTCAGCCACCGGTTCGGCACCCGGACCGCGCTGCGCGGCCTGCTTGCGCTGTGGACGCTGTCGCTGATCCTGCCGTCGTTCGCGCCCGGCCTGCTGACACTGTGCGCGGCGTTGCTGATCTACGGCGGTACGGCGGGGATGGCCGACGTCGCGATGAACGCGCTGGGCGTCGAGGTCGAGCACCGGCTGAAGAAGTCGATCATGTCCGGGCTCCACGGGCTCTGGAGCGGTGGCGCGCTGATCGGCTCGGCGGTCGGGACGGTCGCCGCGCACGCGGAGCTCAGTGCGCAGGTCCATCACGTGATCGCGGCCGTCGTACTGACCGTCATCGGTACCGCGGTGTGCCAGTTCGTGCTGAACATCCATCCCGAGGACGACGCCGAGCCGCCGGCGCGGTTCACGTTGCCGCCGAAGTCGGCGCTGCTGATCGGCGCGGTCGGGTTCTGCGCGGTGTTCGCGGAGGGTGCGAGCCTGGACTGGTCGGCGGTGTACCTGCGCGACGTCCTGGACAGCTCGGCCGGCGTCGCGGCCGGCGCGACGACCGGGTTCGCGCTGACGATGACGATCGCCCGGATCACCGGCGACGCGGTCGTCGACCGGTTCGGCGTGGTGCCGACGGTGCGCTGGAGCGGCGTGATCGCGACGCTCGGCGGCCTGCTGGTGGTGCTCGCGCCGCACCCGGCCGTCGCGATGACCGGCTTCGGCCTGATCGGCATCGGGATCGCGGTCGTCGTACCGCTCGCGTTCGCCGCCGCCGGCCACACCGGTCCGAACCCGAGCCAGGCGATCGCCGGCGTCGCGACCATCACCTACGCGTCCGGGCTGGTGGCGCCGTCGATCATCGGCGGCATCGCGCAGGCCAGCAGCCTGACCGCGTCGTTCGTCGTCGTGACCGTGCTCGCCGCGGGCCTGGCCGTGTTCGCGCGGGTGCTGGCAACCAACCACCGGACAGCTCCGGACGACGCCGTCCCGCGGTGA
- a CDS encoding DeoR/GlpR family DNA-binding transcription regulator — translation MRSAERHQVIVERLRVVDRVTVQELVEATEASDMTVRRDLDFLAAQGVLKRVHGGAVSAMPSGLEPPHSLRAQAAVAAKQAIARAAVEHLHDGETIVLDSGTTALETAKLLHDRTMTVMPLSLHVAHELADAPRIRLLMPGGEARKGELSLVGPLTVASLRALRFDTAVLSPCAFSLDAGLTAFDLGDAEVKQEALNVASRSIVLADGAKWDRAALAYVCPADRPDLIITDDSAPEDQRTVLTQRGTLVEVAS, via the coding sequence ATGAGAAGTGCGGAACGGCACCAAGTGATCGTAGAACGCCTCAGAGTCGTCGACCGAGTCACGGTCCAGGAACTGGTCGAGGCGACCGAGGCGTCGGACATGACGGTGCGCCGCGACCTGGACTTCCTGGCCGCGCAGGGCGTGCTGAAGCGCGTCCACGGCGGCGCGGTGTCCGCGATGCCGTCGGGCCTCGAGCCGCCGCACTCGCTGCGCGCCCAGGCCGCCGTCGCCGCCAAGCAGGCGATCGCCCGCGCCGCCGTCGAACACCTCCACGACGGCGAGACGATCGTGCTCGACAGCGGTACGACGGCCCTGGAGACCGCGAAGCTCCTGCACGACCGCACGATGACCGTGATGCCGCTGTCCCTGCACGTCGCGCACGAGCTCGCGGACGCGCCCCGCATCCGGTTGCTGATGCCGGGTGGTGAGGCGCGCAAGGGCGAGCTGTCGCTGGTCGGCCCGCTGACCGTGGCCTCGCTGCGCGCACTGCGGTTCGACACCGCCGTACTCAGCCCGTGCGCGTTCAGCCTGGACGCCGGGCTGACTGCCTTCGACCTGGGCGACGCGGAGGTCAAGCAGGAGGCGCTCAATGTCGCGAGCCGCTCGATCGTGCTGGCCGACGGCGCCAAGTGGGACCGCGCCGCCCTCGCCTACGTCTGCCCTGCCGACCGCCCCGACCTGATCATCACCGACGACTCAGCCCCCGAGGACCAACGCACAGTGCTCACCCAACGCGGCACCCTGGTAGAGGTCGCATCTTGA
- a CDS encoding MFS transporter, producing the protein MTATSLQLPTAPPRAARIATWLYFGLNGFAVGMWVVHIPSIEHATGITHSTLGLLLLVLGGAAFIGMQVAGPLVDKLGQRRLVPAAGILLGIALAGPGLATNWWTLGLALILVGFGNGSIDVGMNAQAVVVERGYPRPIMAAFHAMWSIGGAIAAVVGAATLRAGVPTQVTLALSGLVCVVLSLAASRYLLEATEPEEDPDEGPREKPPAKLVWALGGLAFGLMLSEGVANDWAALHFRDILGTSVSTAAFAYGAFAVAMTVGRFLTDRVAAVVGPAAIVRWGAAMAAAGLTLVIVVPWVPVALVGWAIFGLGLAGGVPQLFTAAGNLDPRSSGALMARVVGLGYVGLLAGPAVIGGLAHWMPLNLAFILPVVLCVLTFFGGPVLKSKK; encoded by the coding sequence TTGACTGCCACCTCCCTCCAGCTCCCAACCGCCCCACCTCGAGCCGCCCGAATCGCCACCTGGCTGTACTTCGGGCTGAACGGGTTCGCCGTCGGGATGTGGGTGGTGCACATTCCGAGCATCGAGCACGCGACCGGGATCACGCACAGCACCCTCGGGCTGCTCCTGCTCGTCCTCGGTGGCGCGGCCTTCATCGGCATGCAGGTCGCCGGGCCGCTGGTCGACAAGCTCGGTCAGCGCCGGCTCGTCCCCGCGGCCGGGATCCTGCTCGGCATCGCGCTCGCCGGTCCCGGCCTGGCCACGAACTGGTGGACGCTCGGGCTCGCGCTGATCCTCGTCGGCTTCGGCAACGGCTCGATCGACGTCGGGATGAACGCCCAGGCCGTGGTGGTCGAACGCGGGTACCCGCGGCCGATCATGGCCGCGTTCCACGCGATGTGGTCGATCGGCGGGGCGATCGCCGCGGTCGTCGGCGCGGCCACGCTGCGGGCCGGCGTACCGACGCAGGTCACGCTCGCGCTGTCCGGCCTGGTCTGCGTCGTGCTGTCGCTGGCCGCCAGCCGGTACTTGCTGGAGGCAACCGAACCCGAGGAGGACCCGGACGAGGGACCCCGGGAGAAGCCGCCGGCCAAGCTGGTCTGGGCGCTCGGCGGGCTCGCGTTCGGCCTGATGCTGTCCGAGGGTGTCGCCAACGACTGGGCCGCGCTGCACTTCCGCGACATCCTCGGCACCTCGGTCAGTACGGCGGCCTTCGCGTACGGCGCGTTCGCGGTCGCGATGACCGTCGGGCGGTTCCTCACCGACCGGGTCGCGGCCGTCGTCGGCCCGGCGGCGATCGTGCGCTGGGGCGCCGCGATGGCGGCGGCCGGCCTGACGCTGGTGATCGTCGTACCGTGGGTGCCCGTCGCGCTCGTGGGGTGGGCGATCTTCGGCCTCGGCCTCGCGGGCGGCGTACCGCAGCTGTTCACCGCCGCCGGCAACCTCGACCCGCGCTCGTCGGGCGCGCTGATGGCGCGCGTCGTCGGTCTCGGGTACGTCGGCCTGCTCGCCGGGCCCGCGGTGATCGGCGGGCTGGCGCACTGGATGCCGCTGAACCTCGCGTTCATCCTGCCGGTCGTGCTGTGCGTGCTGACCTTCTTCGGCGGGCCGGTGCTCAAGTCGAAGAAGTGA
- a CDS encoding PLP-dependent transferase, with product MTPELDPSTVVVHAGRPARVPDAPVGESPVFSSTYVAGGERGYGRFGNDAWTALEETLGQLEGGSALAFASGMAAAAAIIDLVPVGGRVVAPEHAYSGVLALLDQQAATGRLTVDRVNVADTDGVTRGVPGADLLWIESPTNPAMEVADIPALAEAGHAAGATVVVDNTFATPLLQQPLQLGADVVMHSATKFIAGHSDVVLGAVVTADDVLRSAIELRRRSLGAIPGSMDAWLALRGLRTLALRLERAQSNAAFLAERLLQHPKVSRVRYPGLPDDPGHERAAAQMSGFGAILSFELGGDAAAAQKVCESTELWVHATSLGGVESMLERRRRWPIEVPTIPEDLIRLAVGIEHPDDLWADLERALTSST from the coding sequence ATGACTCCTGAGCTTGATCCGTCCACCGTTGTCGTGCATGCCGGGCGGCCGGCGCGGGTTCCGGATGCGCCGGTCGGGGAGTCGCCGGTGTTCAGTTCGACGTACGTCGCCGGCGGCGAACGCGGCTACGGACGCTTCGGGAACGACGCCTGGACCGCCCTCGAGGAAACCCTCGGCCAGCTGGAAGGCGGCAGCGCGCTGGCGTTCGCGTCCGGCATGGCAGCCGCCGCGGCCATCATCGACCTGGTCCCGGTCGGCGGCCGCGTGGTCGCCCCGGAGCACGCGTACTCCGGCGTCCTCGCACTCCTCGACCAGCAAGCCGCGACCGGCCGGCTGACGGTCGACCGGGTGAACGTCGCCGACACCGACGGCGTCACCCGAGGGGTCCCCGGCGCCGACCTGCTCTGGATCGAGTCACCGACCAACCCGGCCATGGAGGTCGCCGACATCCCCGCCCTCGCCGAGGCAGGTCACGCGGCCGGAGCGACCGTCGTCGTCGACAACACGTTCGCCACTCCCCTGCTCCAGCAGCCGCTGCAGCTCGGCGCGGACGTCGTGATGCACTCGGCGACCAAGTTCATCGCCGGTCACTCCGACGTCGTCCTCGGCGCGGTCGTCACCGCGGACGACGTACTGCGGTCCGCGATCGAGCTGCGGCGCCGCAGCCTCGGCGCGATCCCCGGCTCGATGGACGCCTGGCTCGCACTGCGCGGCCTGCGCACCCTGGCGCTGCGCCTCGAACGCGCCCAGTCGAACGCCGCTTTCCTGGCCGAGCGCCTGCTCCAGCACCCGAAGGTCAGCCGCGTCCGCTACCCAGGCCTCCCCGACGACCCCGGCCACGAGCGCGCCGCCGCGCAGATGTCCGGTTTCGGCGCGATCCTGTCGTTCGAGCTCGGCGGCGACGCCGCGGCCGCCCAGAAGGTCTGCGAGAGCACCGAACTGTGGGTGCACGCGACCAGCCTCGGCGGCGTCGAGTCGATGCTCGAGCGCCGCCGCCGCTGGCCGATCGAGGTACCGACGATTCCGGAGGACCTGATCCGGCTCGCGGTCGGCATCGAGCACCCCGACGACCTCTGGGCCGACCTCGAACGGGCGCTCACTTCTTCGACTTGA
- a CDS encoding TetR/AcrR family transcriptional regulator, which translates to MGLREVKRERTRRLIADKAFELFSDHGFGRTTVEQIAAAAEVGPSTLYRYFPTKEALVLEFVDFCLADAVSWFREQPAMELPDGLQAVVERVLEQLETNPDRIRAVFELAEQSGSVSAHLNELIWRFRTDLADELVRRLPGDPRRAEFVAALSAGIAMNIIETVVRVWVDDPTPTDAKVLARQAMRLLRTGHIPLPGQPNLPTA; encoded by the coding sequence ATGGGACTGCGCGAGGTGAAGCGGGAGCGGACCCGCCGGCTGATCGCGGACAAGGCGTTCGAGCTGTTCAGCGACCACGGGTTCGGCCGGACGACGGTCGAGCAGATCGCGGCGGCGGCGGAGGTCGGGCCGAGCACTCTCTACCGGTACTTCCCGACCAAGGAGGCGCTGGTTCTCGAGTTCGTCGACTTCTGTCTGGCTGACGCGGTCAGCTGGTTCCGGGAGCAGCCCGCGATGGAGCTGCCGGACGGACTGCAGGCGGTGGTCGAGCGGGTCCTCGAGCAGCTGGAGACGAATCCGGACCGGATCCGCGCGGTGTTCGAGCTGGCCGAGCAGTCCGGTTCGGTGAGCGCGCACCTCAACGAGCTGATCTGGCGCTTCCGCACGGACCTCGCCGACGAGCTGGTACGGCGGCTTCCCGGCGACCCGCGGCGCGCGGAGTTCGTCGCCGCCCTCTCCGCCGGGATCGCGATGAACATCATCGAGACCGTCGTCCGCGTGTGGGTCGATGACCCCACCCCCACCGACGCCAAGGTCCTTGCCCGCCAGGCCATGCGCCTCCTCCGCACCGGCCACATCCCACTCCCCGGCCAACCCAACCTTCCCACCGCCTGA
- a CDS encoding cytochrome P450 has product MTESFPVARPSGCPFDPAREYAAFRRTDGLVKVATPAGVDAYVVSRYDEVRTLLRDSRLSSRSAPSDHVVPDADLSREVETGSILQVDGVAHKRLRRLLATEFAMKRMEALRPRIVAMIEDRIDAMLAAGGPVDLVQEFALPIPSLVICELLGVPYADRDEFQERSAQLVRVDGWTDEIQRASDELNQYIAGLVLAKQARREDDILSRLITRGEELGTPLSMEELVTVGVTLLIAGHETTANMIALSTLALLRNPDELAKLRADPAKVPAAVEELLRYLSVVHFGLFRYATDEVTVGSSTVGAGDYLIAALSSANRDESVFPDPDRLDLERDAAAHVAFGFGPHQCIGQQLARLELQEALGRLLARIPTLRLAVPFEEIRYRDNTLVYGVSALPVTWDPPATDRDLKRS; this is encoded by the coding sequence ATGACCGAGAGCTTCCCCGTCGCGCGGCCGTCCGGGTGCCCTTTCGACCCGGCGCGCGAGTACGCCGCGTTCCGCCGTACCGACGGCCTGGTCAAGGTGGCCACACCGGCCGGCGTCGACGCCTACGTGGTGAGCCGGTACGACGAGGTGCGTACGCTGCTGCGGGACAGCCGGCTGAGCTCGCGGTCGGCGCCGTCGGACCACGTCGTACCGGATGCGGACCTGAGCCGGGAGGTCGAGACCGGGTCGATCCTGCAGGTCGACGGGGTGGCGCACAAACGGCTGCGCCGGCTGCTGGCGACCGAGTTCGCGATGAAGCGGATGGAGGCGCTGCGGCCGCGGATCGTGGCGATGATCGAGGACCGGATCGACGCGATGCTGGCCGCGGGCGGGCCCGTCGATCTGGTGCAGGAGTTCGCGCTGCCGATCCCGTCGCTGGTGATCTGCGAGCTGCTCGGCGTGCCGTACGCCGACCGCGACGAGTTCCAGGAGCGCAGCGCGCAGCTCGTCCGGGTCGACGGATGGACGGACGAGATCCAGCGCGCCAGCGACGAACTCAACCAGTACATCGCCGGGCTGGTGCTCGCGAAGCAGGCGCGGCGCGAGGACGACATCCTGTCCCGGTTGATCACCCGCGGCGAGGAGCTCGGTACGCCGCTGAGCATGGAGGAGCTGGTCACGGTCGGGGTCACGCTGCTGATCGCCGGCCACGAGACGACCGCGAACATGATCGCGCTCAGCACGCTCGCCCTGCTGCGCAACCCGGACGAACTCGCGAAGCTGCGCGCCGATCCGGCGAAGGTGCCGGCGGCGGTCGAGGAACTGCTGCGCTACCTGTCGGTGGTGCACTTCGGGCTGTTCCGGTACGCCACCGACGAGGTGACGGTCGGATCGTCGACGGTCGGCGCGGGCGACTATCTGATTGCCGCTTTGTCGTCGGCCAACCGCGACGAGAGCGTGTTCCCGGACCCGGATCGGCTGGACCTGGAGCGGGACGCCGCGGCGCACGTCGCGTTCGGGTTCGGGCCGCATCAGTGCATCGGGCAGCAGCTCGCGCGGCTCGAGTTGCAGGAGGCGCTCGGGCGCCTGCTCGCGCGCATCCCGACGCTGCGGCTCGCCGTACCGTTCGAGGAGATTCGTTACCGGGACAACACGCTCGTGTACGGCGTGTCAGCATTGCCGGTCACCTGGGACCCGCCGGCTACCGACCGCGATCTGAAGAGGTCTTAA
- a CDS encoding D-alanine--D-alanine ligase family protein → MSEYSREEQRKPRVAVVFGGRSSEHAISCVTAANVLQVIDRDRYDVVPVGISTSGHWVLESGDPERLSITDGKLPEVDVTAMPVLFGANRELVVSEPDQVPSTLGEVDVVFPLLHGPWGEDGTIQGLLEMSDIRYVGSGVLASAVGMDKHYMKVVFQAAGLEVTPYVVIRDRDWMRDPAACRAAVDALGYPVFVKPCRGGSSLGISKVNSLDELDGAVAEARAHDPKVIVEASAKRPREIEVGVLGGLDGGSPQVSVCGEVAVSGGGHDFYDFETKYLPEGEEYTALSVPADLPEEIAAEIRAKALVAFDAIDAEGLARVDFFLDADKRVVINEINTMPGFTPTSMFPRLWAASGKDYAELVEHLLTLAMTRPTGLR, encoded by the coding sequence GTGAGTGAGTACTCGAGGGAAGAACAGCGCAAGCCCCGCGTCGCCGTCGTCTTCGGCGGCCGGTCGAGCGAGCACGCCATCTCGTGCGTGACCGCGGCGAACGTCCTGCAGGTCATCGACCGGGACAGGTACGACGTGGTTCCGGTCGGGATCAGCACCAGCGGGCACTGGGTGCTGGAGAGCGGCGACCCCGAGCGGCTGTCGATCACCGACGGCAAGCTCCCCGAGGTCGACGTGACCGCGATGCCGGTGCTGTTCGGCGCGAACCGCGAACTCGTGGTCAGCGAACCCGACCAGGTGCCGAGCACGCTCGGCGAGGTCGACGTGGTCTTCCCGTTGCTGCACGGCCCGTGGGGTGAGGACGGCACCATCCAGGGCCTGCTCGAGATGTCCGACATCAGGTACGTCGGTTCCGGCGTGCTGGCCAGCGCTGTCGGCATGGACAAGCACTACATGAAGGTCGTGTTCCAGGCCGCCGGGCTCGAGGTCACGCCGTACGTCGTGATCCGCGACCGCGACTGGATGCGGGATCCGGCCGCGTGCCGGGCGGCGGTCGACGCGCTCGGGTACCCGGTGTTCGTGAAGCCGTGCCGCGGCGGGTCGAGCCTCGGGATCAGCAAGGTGAACAGCCTCGACGAGCTCGACGGGGCGGTCGCGGAGGCCCGGGCGCACGACCCGAAGGTGATCGTCGAGGCGTCCGCGAAGCGCCCGCGGGAGATCGAGGTCGGAGTTCTGGGCGGCCTGGACGGCGGCAGCCCGCAGGTCAGCGTCTGCGGCGAGGTCGCGGTCTCGGGCGGCGGGCACGACTTCTACGACTTCGAGACGAAGTACCTGCCGGAGGGTGAGGAGTACACCGCGCTGTCGGTGCCCGCGGACCTGCCGGAGGAGATCGCCGCCGAGATCCGCGCGAAGGCGCTGGTCGCTTTCGACGCGATCGACGCCGAGGGGCTGGCCCGGGTCGACTTCTTCCTGGATGCGGACAAACGCGTTGTCATCAACGAGATCAACACGATGCCGGGGTTCACGCCCACGAGCATGTTCCCGCGGTTGTGGGCCGCTTCGGGCAAGGACTACGCGGAGCTCGTGGAACATCTCCTCACCCTGGCAATGACCCGCCCCACCGGCCTGCGCTGA